The segment GCACCACCATTTTATATCGGTCAAAGCCCATttctaggaagaaaaaataagaaagttaTCTATAAGCTAACATGTAGTAAAATTGCTTACTAAAGGCAAATTTGCCTAGATATTGAAACAAGCACTTACTGAGTATGATGATCAGCTTGGGGTCAGAGACACCTGAAGACAAATCCTAGCAATTAAGCTTATTAAGTGTGTAAGCTcagacaagttatttaactttgcaGTGTTAGTTCCCTCTTGTCTGTTATATGGGAGTATCATTACCTACCTCCTGCGGGGTTGGGGGTTGGTGAGGTTAGATGAGGAAAGACGTAGTAATATATAAAGTCTCTCAGCAGATCTTAgctccctttctcccctcctCTAAGTCAGGTGTTGAAATAGGCCCTCaagaaagataaataagacaCTCTTCTTGACCTAAAAGTATTCATAGTAGTTGGGAAGGCTAAcatgaaaagtaaaatgaaaatgcaatataCTAATAATTCAAAAAGTGGGTGTATAAGTAGAGCGCAGAGCTGGCAGCTCTTCCCTTTTGGCAGTGAGGAAGGGATTACCAGAGAAGACTTCTTGGAGGATGTGATATATATGAGCCTAGTGGTTACATACAATGTTTTATTTCACATCTTTACACTTCTCCACCATCTGCAAAAACTTAAATGAGTGAGAATTACCAAATAATTGAAAAGACTAGACATTGACAAAAAATTTGTCTTTAATGGAATCCACAGCTTATGGCTCTTGTTTAAGGATGGGGAAGGAGGCAAATGGGTAAAAGTGAATGAAGGGAACATGTTTCTAGTTATCACCACGGTTACCTTTTAATTTATCTTTAATGTTTTCTGATAAACGTTTTGTGAGCTGGGGTATTTCTTCTGGAGAGTATTCAGCATTTGCCAGCTCCTCCTTGAGCACAGCATGGATGCAGTCTTTGACCACAGAGGGTCTGAACCTAAATGAAGCAGTTTGAAACATCTAATTGGTAAATCCAAAACCCCAGCTTACCTTCACACATCAACCTCCCTCTGCTTTTGGTCATTAAAACCacttaattcttctttttcatatttttattataaaagcaatataaacaattaaaaaaacaagtcaTACTCCAAATTTATATCTCCAGATAAGAGGTGACTGGATGTCTCCCCTGAACTTTATATCACATATTCAACATATATATTCCGTCTGGATGTCTAGTAAGCAACTCAAGTTTCATTCAGCACTGACATTCTGCTCGCCTCATCTCCCCAAAACGAAGTCCTCCGGTAGCTGTCCCCATTTCAGTCAATGGCAACTGCATCCTCCCATTTGCTCAAGCCAGAGGACGCCCGTCACGTCATCTTAGTTCTGCCTTCCAGATAATCCGCCTCCAGGCCCGGCCctctctcccagctcttccctcgAACTTTAGCATGGCCCCGCCCCTTCCCCGGGCCCTCCCAGCCTCACCTCTCCCCCCGCCGGTGCCCCATCCCACCCCCTCCACCCCGGGCGCTCCTTCCCGACGCCCCAGCTTCTAGGTGAGTTCTGCCTGCCAGATCCAGCATCTCCCGAGTCGGCCCGGCACAAACCCGTCCGCTACTCGCCTTTGCTGAAAAATGGGCCGCAGAATGTAAGTATTCTCGGTCTCCCCTGAATTCTTCTCGGTCTCAGCCAACCCGTCGGCCGCAGAGAAGGACGCACGGGTCGACGAGGCCATGGCTAGGGCTTCTCTGCCCGACGTACCTTGCGATGAAGGCCTGGACGGTGACTGCCCAGAGCTGGGAACGGTCGCCAGGGCAACAGGGCCGCCCTGAATCCT is part of the Manis pentadactyla isolate mManPen7 chromosome 1, mManPen7.hap1, whole genome shotgun sequence genome and harbors:
- the DYNLT2B gene encoding dynein light chain Tctex-type protein 2B isoform X1; the encoded protein is MASSTRASFSAADGLAETEKNSGETENTYILRPIFQQRFRPSVVKDCIHAVLKEELANAEYSPEEIPQLTKRLSENIKDKLKEMGFDRYKMVVQVVIGEQRGEGVLMAARCFWDADTDNYTHDVFMNGLILPENIGRRCRAVTIKGESKDKCQSLSCLLQVLNEVK
- the DYNLT2B gene encoding dynein light chain Tctex-type protein 2B isoform X2 → MASSTRASFSAADGLAETEKNSGETENTYILRPIFQQRFRPSVVKDCIHAVLKEELANAEYSPEEIPQLTKRLSENIKDKLKEMGFDRYKMVVQVVIGEQRGEGVLMAARCFWDADTDNYTHDVFMNDSLFCVVAAFGCFYY